The Hemibagrus wyckioides isolate EC202008001 linkage group LG15, SWU_Hwy_1.0, whole genome shotgun sequence genome window below encodes:
- the letmd1 gene encoding LETM1 domain-containing protein 1, giving the protein MALSYMRVCGGASMTFLCGIRYMGLTAGLCRPKLAATQLRLCLVRQYSPSQARYGLGQSIAARLKWANEKYERFLQRRFPRFFILYSTFMRGFRLFFEDAREVHRIRIRIIKNGIDPRKLPYRDMEKLRQFHRDMIKAIPLVIISIPPFANYLVFVLMYLYPRQLLIRHFWTPQQLLEFRAVYHAQRVQHHQPLLGGLKTTASHLAHEQLKNRLTELCSKVQSGAHPVVSDLHAVSTLFSGPPLGIRRMGADQMRHLCTLLFLTPRLPAFWMSQRLNSHALELMHLDRAIINLGLHQLSDVELKEACYVRGLNVESLSPAQCRDWMSQWLQFSVHLKESETSLYLHGMMLLTVNYQNLPHS; this is encoded by the exons ATGGCGCTGTCCTATATGCGGGTGTGCGGCGGTGCTTCTATGACTTTTCTGTGCGGGATCCGGTACATGGGGCTCACCGCAGGGCTCTGTAGGCCTAAATTAGCCGCCACACAACTCAG ATTATGTTTAGTAAGGCAGTATTCGCCTTCTCAGGCGAGGTACGGCCTTGGCCAAAGCATCGCAGCAAGGTTGAAATGGGCAAACGAAAAGTACGAGAGATTTCTTCAGCGACGTTTCCCTAGATTTTTCATCCTCTATTCCACGTTTATGCGAG GATTTCGACTCTTCTTCGAGGATGCCCGAGAAGTTCATAGGATCAGAATTCGGATAATCAAAAACGGCATCGATCCCCGGAAGCTGCCTTACCGTGACATGGAGAAGCTCAGACAG TTCCACAGAGATATGATCAAAGCCATTCCTCTGGTGATCATCTCCATTCCTCCGTTTGCCAACTACCTagtgtttgttttaat GTACCTTTATCCTCGCCAGCTCCTGATACGACATTTCTGGACGCCGCAGCAGCTGCTGGAGTTCCGGGCGGTGTATCACGCACAGAGAGTGCAGCATCACCAGCCACTCCTCGGCGGATTGAAGACGACGGCATCGCACCTCGCACACGAACAACTGAAAAACCGACTTACTGAACTGTGCAGTAAA GTCCAGAGTGGTGCTCACCCTGTTGTGTCTGATCTTCACGCAGTGAGCACTTTATTCTCAGGCCCTCCACTGGGAATCAGAAGGATGGGTGCAGATCAGATG AGACACCTCTGCACGTTGCTCTTCTTAACGCCCCGCCTCCCGGCGTTCTGGATGAGCCAACGTTTAAATAGCCACGCCCTAGAGCTCATGCACCTGGATCGCGCCATCATCAACCTGGGCCTCCATCAGCTCTCTGACGTGGAGCTcaaagag GCGTGTTATGTGAGAGGGCTGAACGTGGAGAGTCTGAGTCCAGCACAGTGCCGAGACTGGATGTCACAGTGGCTGCAGTTCTCAGTGCACCTTAAAG AATCCGAGACCTCGCTGTATTTGCATGGTATGATGCTGCTGACGGTGAACTACCAGAACCTTCCGCACAGCTGA